A genomic window from Lutra lutra chromosome 17, mLutLut1.2, whole genome shotgun sequence includes:
- the RASGRP4 gene encoding RAS guanyl-releasing protein 4 codes for MNRKDSKRKSHQECPGKTGGRGRPRQARRHKTCPSPREISKVMASMALGMLNEGGCSEDEMLEKCIQSFDSTGSLRRGDHILNMVLAMHSWVLPSTHLAARLLTLYQEATGNTQEQRRLQICHLLRYWLTQHPETVHQEPQLEEVIGRFWATVEQEGNSAQRSLGDSSNLLSPGGPGPPHPMSSPGLGKKRKVSLLFDHLETGELAQHLTYLEFRSFQAITPQDLRGYVLQGSVQGCPSLEGSVGLSNSVSRWVQVMVLSRPGPGQRAQVLDKFIQVAQRLHQLQNFNTLMAVTGGLCHSAISRLKDSHAHLSPDSTKALLELSELLAAHNNYARYRRAWADCTGFRLPVLGVHLKDLVSLHEAQPDRLPDGRVHLPKLNNLYLRLQELAALQRQHPPCSASEDLLHLLTLSLDLFYTEDEIYELSYAREPRCPKSLPPSPFKAPLVVEWAPGVTPKPDRATLGRHVEQLVESVFKNYDPEGRGTISQEDFERLSGNFPFACHGLHPPPRQGNGSYSREELTGYLLRASAICAKLGLAFLHTFQEVTFRKPTFCDSCNGFLWGVTKQGYRCRDCGLCCHKHCRDRVKVECKKRPVAKGDVSPPAAPIPPTPVPHASCGSEDSLSYTLSLTPETGCHLCHAWTQTEPPHLEAETVPLPTTASPPSQSSKLNS; via the exons ATGAACAGGAAAGACAGCAAGAG GAAGTCCCACCAGGAATGCCCAGGAAAGAcaggggggcggggccggccccGACAGGCCCGGCGCCACAAGACGTGCCCCAGCCCACGGGAAATCAGCAAGGTCATGGCTTCCATGGCTCTGGGCATGCTGAATGAGGGCGGCTGCAGCGAAGACGAGATGCTGGAGAAATGCATTCAGTCCTTCG ACTCAACAGGCAGCCTGCGCCGTGGGGACCACATTCTCAACATGGTACTGGCCATGCACAGCTGGGTGCTGCCTTCTACCCACCTCGCTGCCCGACTGCTGACCTT GTACCAGGAGGCCACAGGGAACACACAGGAACAGAGGCGGCTCCAGATCTGTCACCTGCTCAG ATACTGGCTGACCCAACACCCTGAGACTGTACACCAGGAGCCTCAGTTAGAAGAGGTGATAGGTCGCTTCTGGGCCACTGTGGAGCAGGAGGGCAACTCTGCCCAGAGGAGCCTGGGAGACTCCTCCAACCT CCTGAGTCCTGGTGGCCCTGGCCCCCCGCACCCCATGAGCAGCCCAGGCCTAGGCAAAAAGCGCAAAGTGTCCTTGCTTTTCGACCACCTGGAGACGGGGGAGCTGGCTCAGCACCTCACTTACCTGGAGTTCCGGTCCTTCCAGGCAATCACG ccccaggacctGCGGGGCTACGTTTTGCAGGGCTCCGTGCAGGGCTGCCCGTCCCTGGAGGGATCCGTAGGGCTCAGCAACAGCGTGTCCCGCTGGGTGCAGGTCATGGTGCTGAGCCGTCCTGGGCCCGGACAACGTGCGCAGGTGCTGGACAAGTTCATCCAGGTGGCACAG AGGCTCCACCAGCTGCAGAATTTCAACACACTGATGGCCGTCACGGGGGGCCTGTGTCACAGTGCCATCTCCAGACTCAAGGACTCCCATGCCCACCTGAGCCCTGACAGCACCAAG GCCCTGCTGGAGCTGTCTGAGCTTCTTGCTGCCCACAACAACTACGCCCGCTACCGCCGGGCCTGGGCTGACTGCACGGGCTTCCGGCTGCCCGTCCTGGGCGTACACCTCAAAGACCTGGTGTCCCTGCATGAGGCACAGCCCGACAGGTTGCCTGACGGCCGAGTACACCTACCCAAACTCAACAACCTCTATCTGCGGCTGCAGGAGCTGGCTGCCCTCCAGAGGCAGCACCCCCCGTGCAGCGCCAGTGAGGACCTGCTGCACCTGCTCACG ctTTCCCTGGATCTCTTCTACACAGAGGATGAGATCTATGAGCTTTCTTACGCCCGGGAACCCCGCTGTCCCAAGAGTCTG CCACCCTCCCCCTTCAAAGCGCCCCTCGTGGTGGAGTGGGCCCCTGGCGTGACACCTAAGCCCGACAGGGCCACCCTGGGTCGGCACGTAGAGCAGCTGGTGGAG TCTGTGTTCAAGAATTACGACCCTGAAGGCCGAGGAACCATCTCTCAGGAGGACTTTGAGCGACTTTCAGGCAACTTCCCCTTTGCCTGCCACGGGCTTCACCCACCCCCCCGCCAGGG GAATGGCTCCTACAGCCGAGAGGAGCTGACTGGCTACCTGCTCCGGGCTAGCGCCATCTGCGCCAAGCTGGGCCTGGCCTTCCTGCACACCTTCCAGGAGGTCACCTTCCGCAAGCCCACCTTCTGTGACAGCTGCAATGGCTTT ctctgggGCGTCACCAAGCAAGGCTACCGCTGTCGGG ACTGTGGGCTGTGTTGCCACAAACACTGCAGGGACCGCGTGAAGGTGGAGTGTAAGAAGAGGCCAGTGGCCAAGGGCGATGTGAGCCCCCCTGCAGCCCCCATCCCACCCACACCAGTTCCCCATGCCAGCTGCG GCTCAGAAGACAGTCTCTCCTACACACTATCCCTGACACCTGAGACAGGGTGCCACCTTTGCCATGCGTGGACGCAGACAGAGCCCCCGCACCTGGAAGCAGAGACG GTACCCCTCCCAACGACCGCCTCGCCACCTTCCCAGTCCTCCAAGCTGAATTCCTAG